A single window of Acidobacteriota bacterium DNA harbors:
- a CDS encoding metal-dependent hydrolase: protein MDNLCHSLVGAAIGKAGLARRTTLGMSTLVLANNLPDIDVAVFATNTLAMSFRRGWTHGVLAQATLPIILTGAMLAYDRLVLQRRAQAPPRAVARELLRLSYLGVLLHVFMDLMNSYGLRLLMPWSERWFYGDALFIVDPWLYLALGLGWWGSLRRERKGLAGAARPARIGVALSAVYVVTMLASNAVARMVVSGGLDRAGRPVDTPFMVTPVAVNPFSREVVVDLGDRYEKGNLWFEPLPHFRPAGFGIPKGFDQAEAQAALQSPRARAFLRWSRFPFVHVDRSTAPPAIWLNDYRYANAGAYGWSATRIQ from the coding sequence GTGGATAACCTGTGTCACTCGTTGGTGGGCGCGGCCATCGGCAAAGCCGGCCTCGCCCGCCGCACCACCCTCGGCATGAGCACCCTGGTGCTCGCCAACAACCTGCCCGACATCGACGTGGCGGTGTTTGCGACCAACACCCTGGCCATGTCGTTCCGCCGCGGCTGGACCCACGGCGTGCTGGCCCAGGCCACGCTGCCCATCATCCTGACCGGCGCCATGCTCGCCTACGATCGCCTGGTGCTGCAGCGCCGTGCGCAGGCGCCACCGCGCGCGGTGGCGCGCGAGTTACTCCGGTTGTCGTACCTCGGCGTGCTGTTGCACGTGTTCATGGACCTGATGAACAGCTACGGCCTCCGGTTGCTCATGCCCTGGTCCGAGCGCTGGTTCTACGGTGACGCCCTCTTCATTGTCGATCCCTGGCTCTATCTCGCGCTGGGCCTCGGGTGGTGGGGGTCGTTGCGGCGCGAACGGAAGGGCCTCGCCGGCGCCGCCCGGCCCGCCCGCATCGGCGTCGCGCTGTCGGCCGTCTACGTCGTCACCATGTTGGCATCGAATGCGGTGGCACGAATGGTGGTGAGCGGCGGGCTGGACCGCGCCGGTCGCCCCGTGGATACGCCCTTCATGGTCACGCCCGTGGCCGTCAATCCGTTCAGCCGCGAAGTGGTGGTTGACCTGGGCGATCGCTACGAGAAGGGCAACCTGTGGTTCGAGCCCTTGCCGCACTTCCGTCCTGCCGGGTTTGGCATCCCGAAAGGGTTCGACCAGGCCGAGGCACAGGCAGCACTGCAGTCGCCGCGTGCCCGCGCGTTCCTGCGCTGGTCGCGGTTCCCGTTCGTGCACGTTGACCGCAGCACCGCGCCCCCGGCGATCTGGCTCAACGACTACCGTTACGCGAATGCCGGCGCCTATGGATGGTCGGCGACCAGAATTCAGTAA